In Spinacia oleracea cultivar Varoflay chromosome 5, BTI_SOV_V1, whole genome shotgun sequence, a single window of DNA contains:
- the LOC130461462 gene encoding uncharacterized protein, which produces MSALLKLLHIKTLGRWTNESFTMLLDFLKEDLLPKGSNLPKSYNKSKKVMKDLGLSYQKIDACVNDCMLYWKENEKLNACDICGASRWKSNKHNGEEKCKSNGKRIPQKTLRYFPLKPRLQRLFMCSKTASLMTWHHVKKKKGGTMRHPVDGTAWESFDTEHPNFASDPRNVRLGLASDGFQPFANSKTSYSIWPVILIPYNVPPELCMKQSNMILSMLIPGPKGPGDAIDVYLQPLIEELKDLWEVGVETFDAATQRHFQLRAALMWTINDFPAYAMLSVEREGPPQPSSIDDILNELEDLENIILSKDPSVKTKISHEVRRDTWNKKKLKVPDGFSSNISYCVNSKEAKISGLKSHDCHVILEHLLPLAIRGLLTPLVLEALIELSLFFTLLCAKVLNVDDLKQLESQIPITLCKLEKVFPPSFFDVMMHLPIHLANEAIMGGPVQCRWMYPIEQYMYKLKSYIRNRAHPEASIAEGYVAEECMNRCSRYMQSIETRFNRLDRNYENSQGHDDTLPIFSHSGRSLGDASVRDLEKGELDDAHIYILKNCDEVQPFLREYSEIQALTNPGISEEEWCKNFKSWLKMEVLALLPL; this is translated from the exons ATGTCTGCCCTCTTAAAACTTCTTCATATTAAGACTTTGGGTCGTTGGACCAACGAATCATTTACCATGCTCTTAGATTTCTTAAAGGAGGATCTTCTTCCCAAGGGATCAAATTTGCCAAAGTCTTATAATAAGTCTAAGAAGGTAATGAAAGACCTTGGTTTGTCATATCAAAAAATTGATGCATGTGTCAATGATTGCATGCTTTATTGGAAGGAGAATGAGAAGTTGAATGCCTGTGACATATGTGGTGCATCAAGATGGAAGAGTAACAAACACAATGGGGAAGAGAAGTGTAAATCGAATGGTAAGAGAATACCTCAGAAGACACTACGATACTTTCCATTAAAACCGAGGTTGCAAAGACTATTTATGTGCTCCAAGACTGCTTCTTTGATGACATGGCATCATGTGAAAAAGAAGAAAGGTGGTACAATGAGACATCCAGTTGACGGAACGGCTTGGGAGTCATTTGACACAGAGCATCCTAATTTTGCATCAGACCCTCGAAATGTCAGGCTCGGGCTTGCTAGTGATGGTTTTCAACCCTTTGCAAATTCAAAAACATCATATAGTATATGGCCTGTTATCCTTATTCCGTATAATGTGCCTCCTGAACTTTGTATGAAGCAGTCTAATATGATTTTGTCAATGCTTATTCCGGGTCCTAAAGGTCCTGGTGATGCAATTGACGTATATTTGCAGCCTCTAATTGAGGAATTGAAAGATCTGTGGGAAGTTGGTGTGGAGACCTTTGATGCAGCAACGCAACGTCATTTTCAGCTACGTGCAGCTTTAATGTGGACCATTAATGATTTTCCAGCCTATGCGATGTTATCTG TCGAGCGTGAAGGACCTCCACAACCTTCTTCAATAGATGATATTCTTAATGAACTTGAGGATCTCGAGAACATTATATTGTCTAAGGATCCAAGTGTGAAGACAAAAATATCTCATGAAGTTAGGAGGGACACTTGGAATAAGAAAA AGCTAAAAGTCCCTGATGGTTTTTCATCAAATATATCTTATTGTGTAAACTCGAAGGAAGCTAAGATTTCGGGTTTGAAGAGCCACGATTGTCATGTAATACTTGAGCATCTTCTTCCTTTAGCAATACGTGGTCTTCTCACTCCACTTGTACTTGAAGCATTAATTGAGTTGTCATTGttctttactttattatgtGCGAAAGTACTTAATGTGGATGATTTGAAGCAACTAGAGTCCCAAATTCCTATAACTCTCTGCAAATTGGAGAAGGTTTTTCCTCCTTCCTTCTTTGATGTGATGATGCATTTACCTATCCACTTAGCTAACGAAGCTATAATGGGAGGGCCAGTTCAGTGCAGATGGATGTATCCAATAGAACAATACATGTATAAGCTGAAGTCTTACATAAGGAATAGGGCTCATCCGGAGGCTTCGATTGCGGAGGGCTATGTAGCAGAAGAGTGCATGAATCGTTGCTCTAGGTATATGCAGAGTATAGAGACCCGATTTAATCGACTTGATCGAAATTATGAAAATAGCCAAGGTCATGATGATACCCTGCCTATTTTTAGTCATTCTGGTCGAAGCCTAGGGGATGCAAGTGTTAGAGATCTTGAGAAGGGGGAATTGGATGACGCTCACATTTATATTTTGAAGAATTGTGATGAGGTTCAGCCTTTTCTTAG AGAGTATTCTGAAATACAAGCATTGACGAATCCTGGAATCTCTGAAGAGGAATGGTGCAAAAACTTTAAAAGTTGGCTCAAGATGGAA GTGTTGGCTCTTCTTCCACTGTGA